ATTTCGGCAACTTGCGCCTCCGCCCTGGCTGTCAGGTCTCGGCCGCATGCGGGCGCGAACGCCTGCACTGGGTAAGGCCTCGCGCCGGGGCTGGCGGGTTCAGCGCTTCCCGGAGCCGCCCGATCGCAGAGCGGAAGGGGGCAATGTACGTACATCCGGATAGGCCGTCCGCTGTGTTACCGTGGCGATACCCTACGGGGTATTGAGAGATCCGTTTGAGAAGGGAAATCCATGACAACTCCGAGTGCCGCCTTCCTGATCGACCCGTCCGAGCTTGAGGAGATGTTGGGGTCGCCGACGCCTCCGCGTGTCCTCGATGTGCGCACACCGGGGGAGTTCGAGACCGTTCACATCGGTGGCGCCTACAACGTGCCCTTAGATCTGCTGCGTGAGCATCGAGAGGACATCTCCCGCCACCTCGACCAGGACGTGGTGCTGGTGTGTCGGTCGGGTCAGCGGGCTGCGCAGGCCGAGGAAGCGTTGCGCGGTGTGGGTCTGCCGAATGTGCATGTCCTGGATGGGGGCATGGCGGCGTGGGAGAGCCGCGGCCTGGCGGTCAATAAGGGCCGGACGCGCTGGGATCTTGAGCGCCAGGTGCGGTTGGTGGCCGGTTCTCTTGTGTTGAGCAGTGTGCTCGCCAGCGTGGTTGCCCCCAAGGTCAAGTGGCTTGCTGCCGGGATTGGTGGCGGTTTGACGTTCGCCGCAGTGTCGGACACCTGTGCGATGGGCATGCTGTTGGCCAAGCTTCCTTATAACCGCGGGACCTCGTGTGACGCACAATCGATCGTCGCCGAGTTATCCGCGACGGCGACTCCGCGTTGACGCGGAACACGGCACAGACGCCGCAGTCCGTCAGCTGCTCGGCGACAGGGCGCCCTCGGTGAGGAATCGGTAGCCCTCGGTCGGGGAGAAGCGGGCGCTGACGGTGAAGCGGTCTGCGCGAATTAGCGTGTGGCGCAGTTCGATTGGCTTCTGTTCTACGCAACTGAGCCTGCGGATGGCCAGGGCGGCGCAGCGCTCGTCGAGCGCGAGCAGCTCGGCTTCCGGCGGTTCGGGAACGACTGCGGTGATGTCTTCGCGCCCGCCGGTCAATCGAACGCCGCAACGGGTCTCGAGTTCGATGTAGAGCGCGGTATGGGTGAAGTCCGCCTCCAGGAGCGGTCGGGCGACTTCGGCGGGCAACCAGGCGAAGTCTAGGGCGAGGGGATGATCGCCGGCCATGCGAAGACGCTCCAGGTAGACCAACGACGCGTCGGGTGGCAGTTCCAGTGTTGTGGCCACGGTGGGGTCTGTTCGGACGTCGAGGACGCGTACCACACTGTGCTGGGGCACCCCGGTGGCCTCGACTGCGGCGAACAGGCTGTAGAGCGCACCAAGGGGCTGCTCGATCACCGGCACTTCGGCAAGTCTGGTCGCTCGTCCCCGCTCGGCGATCAATACGCCCGCGTGGCGCAGATGGCGCAGCGCTTCGCGCACAGTGTGACGGCTCACGCCATAGCCGCTGGTCAAGGCATGCTCTCCGGGAAAGCCGGAGGTGAATTCACCGGCCTGGATGCGTGCCAGGAGGTCAGCATGCACTTGCGCCCATAACGGGAGCGCGCTGCTGCGATCGATGCGCGATGCGAGGTCTCCCTGCTGGGCCACGATTACCTCCTCGTCCCTCGGTTTGCTTGGCACCCAGTGTCGCGTGCAGTAGTGCATTTCCGGGACTGACACGCTAGCGTAGTCGGATGTACGTACATCCCTACATCTTGGCGTGGATCTGTTCCGCCGCTGGAGCGCGCTCGGTGAGCAGCGGCTTCGTGCAGGGACGGGCATCCGCCACCAGACTTCAGGAGGTTGAGCAGTGAATGCAGTAGGACATCAGGTCGTCGTCATTGGGGGCGGTAACGCGGGAGTGTCGCTGGCGGCACGCCTTCGGCATGCGGGCATGAACGACGTCGGGATCATCGAGCCCTCGGACACGCACTACTACCAGCCGTTGTGGACGCTGGTCGGCGGGGGCTGTGTGAAGGCGGACGCCAGCGCTCGGCCGCAGGCGTCGGTGATGCCGCAGGGTGTGGGATGGGTCAAGGATCGGGCTTGTGAGATCGATCCGGAGAAGCAGCGCGTCAGCACCGAAGGTGGGGTCACTGTCGGTTACGACCACCTCGTGGTGTGTCCGGGTATCCAGCTCGACTGGACTGCGGTGCCCGGTATGGCCGAATCCTTGGACTCGGCAGCGGTGTCGAGTAACTATCGCTACGACTTGGCGCCCAAGACATGGGAGTTGATCAGGTCGATGCGGTCGGGAACGGCGATTTTCACGATGCCGTCGGGGCCGATCAAGTGTGCGGGTGCGCCGCAGAAGATCGCTTACCTGGCTGCCGATTACTGGCGGCGCCAGGGGGTGCTGTCCAAGATTCGGATCGTCATGGTGTTGCCGACCCCGGGCATGTTCGGTGTGAAGGAGTTCTCCGACGAACTTGAACGCGTCGTGGCCCGCTATGGCATCGAGGTGCGCTTCAACAGTGAAGTCACCACCGTCAATCCCGACACCCGCACGGTGACGATCACAGACAACGCCGCCGACAGCACCTCCGAGGTCGGCTATGACCTGCTGCATGTCGTCCCCCGCCAGTCGGCGCCGGACTGGATCAAATCCAGCCCGCTGCGCGCTGACGACAATCCCGGCGGCTACGTCGATGTGGACAAGAACACTATGCGGCACAATTCCTTTGACAACATCTTTGCTCTCGGCGATGCCGGATCGACACCGAACTCCAAAACCGGTGCCGCGATCCGCAAGCAGGCCCCAGTGGTGGCGGCCAACCTGGCTGACAGCATCGCCGGCCGCCCACTGTCGGCGTCCTACGGCGGATACGCGTCGTGTCCGTTGACCACCGCGCGCGACAAGATGCTGCTCGCCGAGTTCGACTACACGATGCGCCCGGCACCCTCGATCCCGTTCATCGACACTACCCACGAACGGCGCGACATGTGGCTGCTCAAGCGCTACGGGCTTCCCGCGATGTACTGGAACCTGATTCTCAAGGGCCGGGCGTGACTGCGGTAAGAGTGCTGCATGATCGACCCTGATGAGCGACGATTGAATGACGCCGAAGCGGGGTTTGGTTTATACCGGAGGGGGTACGTCATGATCGGCTCCGGTGTGAGGCAAATAAGAGGGTCTAGCGACAGGCCTCATCGCTGGCGACGGAGAAGCTGAGCGGCGCGAGAGTGCCCTGTCGTAGGGGAGACGCATGACCGACACCGTGATCCCGGAGTTGAAGGCGACACGCCCTTTCCCGGCGCGTTATAAGCCTAAAGGCACCCTGATCTACCAGTTGATCACCACGACCGATCACAAGCTGATCGGACAAATGTACTTCGCCGCTACATTTGGGTTTTTTCTCGCCGGCGGTCTGATGGCCCTTTTCATTCGCACCGAGTTGGCCGTACCGGGGCTGCAATTTTTGTCCAACGAGCAGTACAACCAAATGTTCACCATGCACGGCACGTTGATGTTGCTGCTGTTCGCCACCCCGATGGTCTTCGCGTTCGCGAATCTGATTTTGCCGCTGCAGATCGGCGCGCCCGACGTCGCCTTCCCGCGCCTCAACGCCTTCTCGTTCTGGCTGTTTCTGTTCGGTGGTCTGATTGTCCTGGCTGGATTCATCACCCCTGGTGGTGCGGCCGACTTCGGGTGGACGGCGTATGCGCCCCTCAGCGATGCGATCCACTCACCCGGCGCCGGCGGGGATCTGTGGATCATGGGCCTGATCGTCTCCGGACTGGGCACCATCTTGGCTGCGGTCAACATGATCACCACGGTGGTCTGCATGCGCGCCCCGGGCATGACGATGTTCCGGATGCCGGTCTTCACCTGGGACGTGCTAATCACCTGCATCCTCGTTCTGGTCGCTTTCCCAATTCTGACGGCGGCGCTATTCGGACTTGCCGCCGACCGCCACCTCGGCGCCCACGTCTACGACCCGGCCAACGGCGGAGTGCTGCTGTGGCAGCACCTGTTCTGGTTCTTCGGCCACCCCGAGGTCTACATCGTGGCCTTGCCGTTCTTCGGCGTCATCACTGAGATCATCCCAGTATTCTCCCGCAAACCCATCTTCGGCTACACCACCATCGTCTACGCCACCATCGGCATCATGGCGCTGTCGGCGGCAGTATGGGCGCACCACATGTACGCCACCGGCGCCGTGCTACTGCCCTTCTTCGCGTTCATGTCCTACCTGATCGCCGTGCCGACCGGCATCAAGTTCGTCAACTGGATCGGCACCATGTGGAAAGGCCAGATCACGTTCGAAACCCCCATGCTGTGGGCGGTAGGCTTCCTCTTCACCTTCCTGCTCGGCGGCCTCTCGGGGGTCATCCTCGCGAGCCCCCCGCTGGACTTTCATGTCACTGACAGCTACTTCCTCATCGCCCACTTCCACTACGTGCTGTTCGGCACCATCGTGTTCTCCATGTTCGGCGGCTTCTACTTCTGGTTCCCGAAGATCACCGGCCGCCTCATGGATGAGCGACTCGGCAAGCTGCACTTCTGGACGACCTTCATCGGATTCCACACCACCTTCCTGGTCCAGCACTGGCTTGGCGATGAGGGCATGCCGCGCCGCTACGCCGACTACCTGCCCTCCGACGGCTTCACCACACTCAATGTCATCTCCACCATCGGGTCGTTCATCCTGGGGATATCAACCCTGTTCTTCCTGTGGAACGCGTTCAAGAGCTACCGCTATGGCGAACCCGTGACCGTGGACGATCCGTGGGGATACGGCAATTCCCTGGAATGGGCCACCAGCTGCCCGCCGCCGCGGCACAACTTCACCGAACTGCCCCGCATCCGGTCCGAACGGCCGGCTTTCGAACTGCACTATCCGCACATGGTCGAGCGGATGCGGGCCGAGGCGCACATCGGTAAACACGCCACGGCCTTTGAATCGCCTGAGGGTTTCGGGCCCCGGACCGAACCGGACCGCAGCAGCTAGCTCGCCAGACGCGGGAAGGTCATTTGAGTCTACCGTGTTTATAGAGATACCCCCCTGGGTATCTAACCCTGAGGGGTTACAAGGGAAGGATCGGGCATTGGTCAGCGACGAAGAGGCCATGGCATTGGTGCTCAACAGGTTGCGGCGTGCGCAGGGACAACTGGCAGGCGTCGTGGCGATGATCGAAGCGGGCCGCGACTGCAAAGACGTGGTGACCCAACTCGCCGCGGTGTCCAAGGCGCTCGACCGGGCTGGGTTCAAGATCGTCGCCACCGGAATGCGGCAATGCCTGACCGGCGCAATTCCCGAGGGCACGCAGCCAATGACCGAAGCCGAACTGGAGAAGCTGTTCTTGGCCTTGGCATGACCCGACGACCCATTAGAGAGAACAGGGGAACATCATGACGTTGGCCATATCAACCACACTGCAAACGGGGTTCGATGAGGCCGTGCGCCGAACCCGAGAAGCATTGTCCGAACAGGGTTTCGGCGTGCTGACCGAGATCGACGTGAAAGCGACGTTGAAGAAGAAGCTCGATCAGGACATGGAGGACTACTTGATCCTGGGTGCCTGCAACCCGCCGCTGGCACACCAGGCCATCGACGTCGATCGCCAGATCGGCCTGCTGCTGCCCTGCAACGTCGTCGTACGCGCAGACCGTGACGAACCCGGGACGGTGATTGTCGACGCGATGGACCCGCAGATCATGGTTCAGGTCGCTGATCAGGTCGGGCTGCAACCTGTCGCCGACAGCGCGGCCGCCAAATTGCGTGCCGCCATCGAATCGCTGACGTCCGCCGCCGACTCTTCCCGTTAGACGTTCGTCGGTGTCTACGTGTAGTGACGACTCAGCATGACCGTGTCCATCGCTCTGGCCCTGGCGTTCGGCGCCCTCATCGGAGTGCTGCTCGGATTGTTGGGCGGCGGGGGCTCGATCCTGGCGGTACCGGCGCTGGTGTACGCCGTCGGGCTGGACATGCAACAAGCAATCCCGGTGTCACTTCTGGTGATCGGCGTGGCCTCGGCGGTCGGTGCGCTTCCCAAGATCCGGGCCAAGCAGGTGCAATGGCGTCTGGCAGGTGTGTTCGCCGCGGCGGGCATACCCGCGACCTTTGCCGGCGCCGCGATCGGGTCGCACCTTCCGCAGTCGGTGTTGTTACTGGGCTTCGCCGCGGTGATGGTGCTGGCCGGCGCCCGGATGCTCAGCAGCAACGACCACACCGGCACCGCCTGCGACGCCGAGGGCGGCATCGACTGGCGGCGCTGCGCTCCGCGATCCATCCCCGCCGGGTTGGCGGTCGGGCTCCTGACGGGACTGTTCGGCGTCGGCGGCGGATTTCTGATCATCCCCGCCCTGGTGCTGATGCTCGGAGTGGAGATGCCGATCGCGATCGGCACGTCGTTGCTGATCATCGTCGCGAACTCAGTCGCCGGCTTCTTGTCCCACCTGCACGGATTGAGCGTCGACTGGGCCCTCGCGGGGGCATTCGCGGCCACCGCGACCGTCGCCTCGCTCGTCGCGGGCCAGCTGGGCACCCGCCTCAACACCGACCGGCTGCAGCGCTGGTTCGCCTACCTGGTCTTCGTGGTCGCGGCGTTCGTCGTCGTCGACACCATCTTCTTGCGCTGACACAACCTCATACCGCACGACAATCTCGAACAAAGGAGCAAAGCCATGAACGTGACCATCATCGAAACCTCGGGTCTCGGAGACCGTAGCTACCTGGTCAGCGACGGCGACGTCGCCACCGTCATCGACCCGCAGCGCGATATCGACCGGGTCCTCGACCTCG
This region of Mycolicibacterium gilvum genomic DNA includes:
- a CDS encoding rhodanese-like domain-containing protein; the encoded protein is MTTPSAAFLIDPSELEEMLGSPTPPRVLDVRTPGEFETVHIGGAYNVPLDLLREHREDISRHLDQDVVLVCRSGQRAAQAEEALRGVGLPNVHVLDGGMAAWESRGLAVNKGRTRWDLERQVRLVAGSLVLSSVLASVVAPKVKWLAAGIGGGLTFAAVSDTCAMGMLLAKLPYNRGTSCDAQSIVAELSATATPR
- a CDS encoding GntR family transcriptional regulator, with the protein product MAQQGDLASRIDRSSALPLWAQVHADLLARIQAGEFTSGFPGEHALTSGYGVSRHTVREALRHLRHAGVLIAERGRATRLAEVPVIEQPLGALYSLFAAVEATGVPQHSVVRVLDVRTDPTVATTLELPPDASLVYLERLRMAGDHPLALDFAWLPAEVARPLLEADFTHTALYIELETRCGVRLTGGREDITAVVPEPPEAELLALDERCAALAIRRLSCVEQKPIELRHTLIRADRFTVSARFSPTEGYRFLTEGALSPSS
- a CDS encoding NAD(P)/FAD-dependent oxidoreductase, whose protein sequence is MNAVGHQVVVIGGGNAGVSLAARLRHAGMNDVGIIEPSDTHYYQPLWTLVGGGCVKADASARPQASVMPQGVGWVKDRACEIDPEKQRVSTEGGVTVGYDHLVVCPGIQLDWTAVPGMAESLDSAAVSSNYRYDLAPKTWELIRSMRSGTAIFTMPSGPIKCAGAPQKIAYLAADYWRRQGVLSKIRIVMVLPTPGMFGVKEFSDELERVVARYGIEVRFNSEVTTVNPDTRTVTITDNAADSTSEVGYDLLHVVPRQSAPDWIKSSPLRADDNPGGYVDVDKNTMRHNSFDNIFALGDAGSTPNSKTGAAIRKQAPVVAANLADSIAGRPLSASYGGYASCPLTTARDKMLLAEFDYTMRPAPSIPFIDTTHERRDMWLLKRYGLPAMYWNLILKGRA
- the ctaD gene encoding aa3-type cytochrome oxidase subunit I, with amino-acid sequence MTDTVIPELKATRPFPARYKPKGTLIYQLITTTDHKLIGQMYFAATFGFFLAGGLMALFIRTELAVPGLQFLSNEQYNQMFTMHGTLMLLLFATPMVFAFANLILPLQIGAPDVAFPRLNAFSFWLFLFGGLIVLAGFITPGGAADFGWTAYAPLSDAIHSPGAGGDLWIMGLIVSGLGTILAAVNMITTVVCMRAPGMTMFRMPVFTWDVLITCILVLVAFPILTAALFGLAADRHLGAHVYDPANGGVLLWQHLFWFFGHPEVYIVALPFFGVITEIIPVFSRKPIFGYTTIVYATIGIMALSAAVWAHHMYATGAVLLPFFAFMSYLIAVPTGIKFVNWIGTMWKGQITFETPMLWAVGFLFTFLLGGLSGVILASPPLDFHVTDSYFLIAHFHYVLFGTIVFSMFGGFYFWFPKITGRLMDERLGKLHFWTTFIGFHTTFLVQHWLGDEGMPRRYADYLPSDGFTTLNVISTIGSFILGISTLFFLWNAFKSYRYGEPVTVDDPWGYGNSLEWATSCPPPRHNFTELPRIRSERPAFELHYPHMVERMRAEAHIGKHATAFESPEGFGPRTEPDRSS
- a CDS encoding metal-sensitive transcriptional regulator produces the protein MVSDEEAMALVLNRLRRAQGQLAGVVAMIEAGRDCKDVVTQLAAVSKALDRAGFKIVATGMRQCLTGAIPEGTQPMTEAELEKLFLALA
- a CDS encoding DUF302 domain-containing protein, with the protein product MTLAISTTLQTGFDEAVRRTREALSEQGFGVLTEIDVKATLKKKLDQDMEDYLILGACNPPLAHQAIDVDRQIGLLLPCNVVVRADRDEPGTVIVDAMDPQIMVQVADQVGLQPVADSAAAKLRAAIESLTSAADSSR
- a CDS encoding sulfite exporter TauE/SafE family protein, giving the protein MSIALALAFGALIGVLLGLLGGGGSILAVPALVYAVGLDMQQAIPVSLLVIGVASAVGALPKIRAKQVQWRLAGVFAAAGIPATFAGAAIGSHLPQSVLLLGFAAVMVLAGARMLSSNDHTGTACDAEGGIDWRRCAPRSIPAGLAVGLLTGLFGVGGGFLIIPALVLMLGVEMPIAIGTSLLIIVANSVAGFLSHLHGLSVDWALAGAFAATATVASLVAGQLGTRLNTDRLQRWFAYLVFVVAAFVVVDTIFLR